Proteins from one Vicinamibacterales bacterium genomic window:
- a CDS encoding family 43 glycosylhydrolase, whose translation MTRHLLAAAAAVAAMVPAALVAQSRPAPALDGEPYIHDPSTVVMSDGKFYTFGTGGGGLISDDGWTWHSGAVRPGGGVAPDVIHIGSRYYVSYARGGGGLSGGHASSIYVTWTNTLDPNSPDFGFHDETVVAASDGVEDNDAIDPAFLLDPTTGRLWLSYGTYFGYVRLVELDPKTGKRVAGNKAVDIAIDMEATAMMYRDGWYYLLGTHGTCCDGANSTYNIRVTRSRKVTGPYMDNVGIDALRGGGTLVVAASGRFVGPGHFGLLDLGDGVQKFSCHYEADLDRSGRSVLDIRPLLWKDGWPYAGDNFREGTYEIQSERSGYALELAVDFVRMPSMRRGGPGARGGPPGGGGAPGAPAGATPQRGGAPGGSNTNPFAAPAGPVTPVPAQELADASKDWGAGTLGVRLGDFMFRPHQKWTITPVPNAGGYPGAPYFKITIAGTDRALAATADVEVVAVPAFTGSPEQLWRIDQLTDGTYRIMPKSVPGSKEPFVLTAIGHSTPTLATFDPKSDNGRWNFKLP comes from the coding sequence ATGACGCGCCATCTTCTCGCCGCCGCGGCGGCCGTCGCTGCGATGGTCCCCGCGGCACTCGTCGCCCAGTCCCGTCCCGCGCCGGCGCTCGACGGCGAACCGTATATCCATGACCCGTCGACGGTCGTGATGTCCGACGGGAAGTTCTACACGTTCGGCACAGGCGGCGGAGGCTTGATCTCGGATGACGGGTGGACCTGGCACAGCGGCGCGGTGCGCCCCGGTGGCGGTGTCGCCCCCGACGTCATTCACATCGGCAGCCGCTACTACGTGAGCTATGCGCGCGGAGGCGGCGGCTTGTCGGGAGGACACGCCAGCAGCATCTACGTCACGTGGACGAACACGCTCGACCCCAACTCCCCCGATTTCGGGTTCCACGACGAAACGGTCGTCGCTGCGTCCGACGGCGTCGAGGACAACGACGCCATCGATCCCGCGTTCCTGCTCGACCCCACGACCGGCCGGCTGTGGCTCAGTTACGGGACCTATTTCGGGTACGTCCGGCTCGTCGAGCTCGATCCGAAGACGGGTAAGCGCGTGGCCGGCAACAAGGCCGTCGACATCGCCATCGACATGGAGGCGACGGCGATGATGTATCGCGACGGCTGGTACTACCTGCTCGGCACGCACGGCACGTGCTGCGATGGCGCGAACTCGACCTACAACATCCGCGTCACCCGCTCGCGCAAGGTCACCGGCCCCTATATGGACAATGTCGGCATCGACGCGCTGAGGGGCGGCGGCACGCTGGTGGTCGCCGCCAGCGGACGCTTCGTCGGGCCGGGCCACTTCGGGCTGCTCGACTTGGGCGACGGCGTGCAGAAGTTCTCCTGTCACTACGAGGCGGACCTCGACCGAAGCGGCCGCAGCGTGCTCGACATCCGGCCGCTGCTCTGGAAGGACGGCTGGCCGTACGCCGGCGACAACTTCAGGGAAGGCACCTACGAGATCCAGTCGGAGCGAAGCGGCTACGCGCTGGAGCTCGCCGTCGATTTCGTACGGATGCCCTCGATGAGACGAGGTGGGCCCGGCGCGCGTGGCGGACCGCCCGGCGGCGGCGGCGCGCCAGGGGCGCCGGCAGGCGCGACTCCTCAGCGGGGCGGCGCGCCCGGCGGTTCCAACACGAACCCGTTCGCCGCGCCCGCAGGTCCCGTCACGCCGGTTCCAGCCCAGGAGCTCGCTGACGCGTCGAAGGACTGGGGAGCCGGCACGCTCGGCGTCCGCCTCGGCGACTTCATGTTCCGGCCGCACCAGAAGTGGACGATCACTCCGGTGCCCAACGCCGGCGGCTATCCCGGCGCGCCGTACTTCAAGATCACGATCGCCGGCACCGATCGCGCGCTGGCGGCCACCGCCGATGTGGAGGTCGTGGCGGTGCCGGCGTTCACCGGGAGTCCGGAGCAACTCTGGCGCATCGACCAGCTGACCGACGGCACGTACCGCATCATGCCCAAGTCGGTCCCCGGATCGAAGGAACCGTTCGTGCTGACGGCAATCGGCCACAGCACGCCCACGCTCGCGACGTTCGATCCCAAGAGCGACAACGGCCGCTGGAACTTCAAGCTGCCGTAG